A region of Maridesulfovibrio sp. DNA encodes the following proteins:
- a CDS encoding DUF4136 domain-containing protein translates to MRKLLVVFALLGMMLSGCVYVNMDVENKPVEGTDFSKLKTFAFKQKSESKKDLEAILLNSAKLELESKGFRYDPASPDFVVLVNFGSKAFMERGVTYKREAYEYDYISKTNSEIGVVKDADAPRVDNTVRIYLMTPESEGMKTFLWRGMAVSQDREGLDVVGRCLVKGALIKFPSANGSFREKFNVNDCE, encoded by the coding sequence GTGAGGAAGTTACTAGTTGTCTTTGCTTTGCTCGGGATGATGCTTTCCGGGTGTGTTTATGTGAATATGGATGTTGAAAACAAGCCCGTTGAGGGGACTGATTTCAGCAAGCTTAAAACTTTTGCTTTCAAGCAGAAAAGTGAATCAAAGAAGGATCTTGAAGCTATCCTTCTGAACTCCGCCAAACTTGAGCTGGAGTCCAAGGGCTTCCGTTATGATCCTGCTTCTCCTGATTTTGTCGTGCTGGTCAATTTCGGCTCCAAAGCTTTTATGGAAAGAGGCGTTACCTACAAAAGGGAAGCCTATGAATATGATTACATCAGCAAAACCAATTCCGAAATCGGTGTGGTCAAGGATGCTGATGCCCCCCGCGTCGACAATACCGTACGCATCTATCTGATGACCCCTGAATCCGAGGGTATGAAAACTTTCCTCTGGCGGGGAATGGCAGTAAGCCAGGATCGCGAAGGACTGGATGTTGTCGGGCGTTGTCTGGTTAAGGGAGCTTTGATTAAGTTTCCTTCTGCCAACGGCAGTTTCCGTGAAAAATTTAATGTGAATGATTGCGAATAG
- a CDS encoding PilZ domain-containing protein, producing the protein MNTLSDRRKHPRIELSSINNFFRQCDIAASSATGDFDITILNISTDGMKFTLNSGNDTGKLQQNDEIFIRGCIFNNNIGFLSSQKAVAVWQEDKLFGVKFTPALDLDETSLTAMMK; encoded by the coding sequence ATGAATACACTATCAGACAGGCGTAAACATCCTCGTATTGAGCTTAGCTCAATCAACAATTTTTTCCGGCAATGTGATATTGCAGCGTCATCTGCAACAGGCGACTTTGATATTACCATACTGAATATTTCCACTGACGGTATGAAGTTCACCCTTAATTCCGGGAACGATACAGGAAAACTGCAACAGAATGACGAAATTTTTATCCGTGGATGTATTTTCAATAACAATATAGGCTTTCTGAGCAGCCAGAAAGCAGTGGCCGTCTGGCAGGAAGACAAGCTTTTCGGGGTAAAATTTACTCCGGCCCTTGATCTTGATGAAACAAGCCTTACTGCTATGATGAAGTAA